Proteins co-encoded in one Setaria viridis chromosome 9, Setaria_viridis_v4.0, whole genome shotgun sequence genomic window:
- the LOC117837913 gene encoding serine carboxypeptidase-like 18 isoform X2 — translation MARTRFPGKLCCATFFFLLCCSYASRPSRPPISNSSGGGAITHLPGFQGPLPFHLQTGYVEVDQSNGVRLFYYFVRSERSPADDPLMLWLTGGPGCSVLSGLAYEIGPLSFDIKGNVDGFPKLMYNQDSWTKVSNVIFLDSPVGAGFSYSDTDRGYVSSDTKAVNQILIFLRKWFEEHPEFLSNPLYIAGDSYSGKIVPTIASEIARGKEGGHELNFNLKGYLVGNPVTDSNFDDPSKIPFAHGMGIISDEIYESYKKSCSVGDNSHQSIECINSLYAIQECLKGICPNHVLEPVCAFASPHAHKMETKPNLNSGPREMLQLQEYTADAQLNLSEISLQCRTAGYIMSSVWANNASVREALGIHKGTVPSWSRCNYSIPYTSDIPSTVKYHLDVTTKDYRSLVYSGDHDMIIPHIGTQAWIKSLNFSIMDHWRPWFVDGQVAGFTRSYSNNLTFATVKHEDYCLIPAKKIDPDTFRCISS, via the exons ATGGCACGAACAAGGTTCCCCGGAAAACTCTGCtgcgccaccttcttcttcttgctctgCTGCTCCTATGCTTCCCGGCCGTCGCGCCCTCCCATCTCcaacagcagcggcggcggcgcgatcaCCCATCTCCCTGGCTTCCagggccccctccccttccaccTCCAGACAGG GTACGTGGAGGTGGACCAGAGCAATGGCGTCCGCCTTTTCTACTACTTCGTCCGCTCCGAGCGCAGCCCGGCCGACGACCCTCTCATGCTCTGGCTCACCGGCGGCCCCGGGTGCTCCGTCCTCAGCGGCCTCGCCTACGAGATCG GCCCTCTCAGCTTCGACATTAAGGGCAATGTCGACGGCTTCCCTAAGTTGATGTACAATCAAGATTCATGGACCAAG GTGAGCAATGTCATTTTTCTTGATTCTCCAGTTGGTGCTGGATTTTCATATTCCGACACGGACCGAGGATACGTGTCAAGTGATACCAAAGCTGTCAACCAAATTCTCATCTTCCTCAGAAAG TGGTTTGAAGAGCATCCAGAGTTCTTGTCAAATCCTCTATATATCGCCGGTGATTCGTACTCTGGCAAGATAGTGCCAACCATCGCCTCTGAAATCGCCAGGG GTAAAGAAGGTGGCCATGAACTAAATTTCAATCTAAAG GGCTACCTCGTAGGCAATCCAGTCACAGATTCTAACTTTGATGATCCATCCAAAATTCCATTTGCTCATGGGATGGGTATCATATCGGACGAAATATATGAG TCATACAAGAAGAGCTGCAGTGTTGGCGACAACAGCCACCAAAGCATTGAGTGCATCAACAGCCTTTACGCCATACAAGAG TGCCTCAAAGGCATATGCCCGAACCATGTTCTGGAGCCCGTCTGCGCTTTTGCGAGTCCTCATGCTCACAAGATGGAGACGAAGCCAAACCTAAATTCAGGCCCGAGGGAGATGCTCCAGCTCCAGGAGTATACTGCAGATGCACAGCTTAACTTGTCTGAGATTTCATTGCAGTGCAGA ACTGCAGGATACATAATGTCCAGCGTATGGGCAAACAATGCCTCAGTAAGAGAGGCTCTTGGTATTCACAAG GGCACGGTTCCTTCATGGTCAAGGTGCAACTACTCCATACCTTATACTAGTGACATTCCAAGTACGGTGAAGTACCATCTGGACGTGACCACTAAGGACTACAGGAGCCTTGTTTACAGTGGCGATCATGACATGATTATACCTCATATCGGCACGCAAGCCTGGATTAAGTCCCTTAATTTCTCTATTATGGATCACTGGAGGCCATGGTTTGTCGATGGGCAAGTTGCAGG ATTTACAAGGTCATACTCTAATAACCTTACATTCGCAACTGTGAAG CATGAAGATTACTGTCTCATACCAGCCAAGAAGATAGATCCTGATACATTTCGCTGTATATCATCATAG
- the LOC117837913 gene encoding serine carboxypeptidase-like 18 isoform X1, with translation MARTRFPGKLCCATFFFLLCCSYASRPSRPPISNSSGGGAITHLPGFQGPLPFHLQTGYVEVDQSNGVRLFYYFVRSERSPADDPLMLWLTGGPGCSVLSGLAYEIGPLSFDIKGNVDGFPKLMYNQDSWTKVSNVIFLDSPVGAGFSYSDTDRGYVSSDTKAVNQILIFLRKWFEEHPEFLSNPLYIAGDSYSGKIVPTIASEIARGKEGGHELNFNLKGYLVGNPVTDSNFDDPSKIPFAHGMGIISDEIYESYKKSCSVGDNSHQSIECINSLYAIQECLKGICPNHVLEPVCAFASPHAHKMETKPNLNSGPREMLQLQEYTADAQLNLSEISLQCRTAGYIMSSVWANNASVREALGIHKGTVPSWSRCNYSIPYTSDIPSTVKYHLDVTTKDYRSLVYSGDHDMIIPHIGTQAWIKSLNFSIMDHWRPWFVDGQVAGFTRSYSNNLTFATVKGGGHTAPEYMPRQCFAMFARWISGDPL, from the exons ATGGCACGAACAAGGTTCCCCGGAAAACTCTGCtgcgccaccttcttcttcttgctctgCTGCTCCTATGCTTCCCGGCCGTCGCGCCCTCCCATCTCcaacagcagcggcggcggcgcgatcaCCCATCTCCCTGGCTTCCagggccccctccccttccaccTCCAGACAGG GTACGTGGAGGTGGACCAGAGCAATGGCGTCCGCCTTTTCTACTACTTCGTCCGCTCCGAGCGCAGCCCGGCCGACGACCCTCTCATGCTCTGGCTCACCGGCGGCCCCGGGTGCTCCGTCCTCAGCGGCCTCGCCTACGAGATCG GCCCTCTCAGCTTCGACATTAAGGGCAATGTCGACGGCTTCCCTAAGTTGATGTACAATCAAGATTCATGGACCAAG GTGAGCAATGTCATTTTTCTTGATTCTCCAGTTGGTGCTGGATTTTCATATTCCGACACGGACCGAGGATACGTGTCAAGTGATACCAAAGCTGTCAACCAAATTCTCATCTTCCTCAGAAAG TGGTTTGAAGAGCATCCAGAGTTCTTGTCAAATCCTCTATATATCGCCGGTGATTCGTACTCTGGCAAGATAGTGCCAACCATCGCCTCTGAAATCGCCAGGG GTAAAGAAGGTGGCCATGAACTAAATTTCAATCTAAAG GGCTACCTCGTAGGCAATCCAGTCACAGATTCTAACTTTGATGATCCATCCAAAATTCCATTTGCTCATGGGATGGGTATCATATCGGACGAAATATATGAG TCATACAAGAAGAGCTGCAGTGTTGGCGACAACAGCCACCAAAGCATTGAGTGCATCAACAGCCTTTACGCCATACAAGAG TGCCTCAAAGGCATATGCCCGAACCATGTTCTGGAGCCCGTCTGCGCTTTTGCGAGTCCTCATGCTCACAAGATGGAGACGAAGCCAAACCTAAATTCAGGCCCGAGGGAGATGCTCCAGCTCCAGGAGTATACTGCAGATGCACAGCTTAACTTGTCTGAGATTTCATTGCAGTGCAGA ACTGCAGGATACATAATGTCCAGCGTATGGGCAAACAATGCCTCAGTAAGAGAGGCTCTTGGTATTCACAAG GGCACGGTTCCTTCATGGTCAAGGTGCAACTACTCCATACCTTATACTAGTGACATTCCAAGTACGGTGAAGTACCATCTGGACGTGACCACTAAGGACTACAGGAGCCTTGTTTACAGTGGCGATCATGACATGATTATACCTCATATCGGCACGCAAGCCTGGATTAAGTCCCTTAATTTCTCTATTATGGATCACTGGAGGCCATGGTTTGTCGATGGGCAAGTTGCAGG ATTTACAAGGTCATACTCTAATAACCTTACATTCGCAACTGTGAAG GGTGGTGGGCATACTGCTCCGGAGTACATGCCAAGGCAGTGCTTTGCTATGTTTGCACGGTGGATTTCTGGTGATCCCCTTTGA
- the LOC117837912 gene encoding G-type lectin S-receptor-like serine/threonine-protein kinase At1g34300 — MASLPFLCLILLVPLLAAAQRMPSFSANDTAWRPADSNRTLVSPQGDFAAGFVAASSAPPAPPSYRFAVWVVGANSTDRAVIWYAHKSADSSPIDAVVADGTSALAVDASGRLAWTAGGNNTAIWSPAMNSSTGTAVLQLNDSGSLVYGAAWSSFSEPINTLMAGQAIPGGGSANRTLQSANGRYTLVKSATLQYGNLMYANISGGGSLLNLTNDGKLLLSGGNGQLIASDQGTSKRVRRLTLDDDGNLRLYSLLPKTRRWNVVWQLVQELCTIRGTCNASRICVPVGADSVSCVCPPGYRNATADGPCAPKQNYTGRGNDDKFVRMDFISFSGGALNTLSDSGPWMKKQTPQNLAECERICRQDAGCVAFGYKFGGDRTCLQYNRLVDGYWSPATEMSTYLRVVSSDNDSNPFTGMTDMIQTVCPVRLALPVPPKQAKTTIRNVAIITALFAVELLAGVLSFWAFLRKYSQYREMARTLGLEYLPAGGPRRFSHAELKAATKDFSDVVGRGAYGTVYRGELPDRRAVAVKQLHSVGGGEAEFWAEVTIIARMHHLNLVRMWGFCADRDQRMLVYEYVPNGSLDKYLFAGGGGGAAAAGEENDNSSSSEQQQQQPLLDLHTRYRIALGVARAIAYLHEECLEWVLHCDIKPENILLEDDFCPKVSDFGLSKLTSKRDKVTMSRIRGTRGYMAPEWVIHREPITAKADVYSFGMVLLEIVSGRRNYGFRQESVGSEDWYFPKWAYEKVYVERRIDDIIDPRIAASYDDAASVATVERMVKTAMWCLQDRAEMRPSMGKVAKMLEGSVEITDPVKPTIFCVQDD; from the coding sequence ATGGcgtccctccccttcctctgccTCATCCTGCTCGTCCCGCTCCTCGCTGCCGCGCAGCGGATGCCCTCTTTCTCCGCCAACGACACGGCCTGGCGCCCCGCCGACAGCAACCGCACCCTCGTCTCGCCGCAAGGGGACTTCGCCGCCGGGTTCGTGGCGGCGAGCTCCGCTCCGCCCGCTCCGCCCAGTTACCGCTTCGCCGTCTGGGTCGTCGGCGCCAACTCCACCGACAGGGCCGTCATCTGGTACGCCCACAAATCCGCCGACTCCTCCCCCATCGATGCCGTCGTGGCCGACGGCACCTccgcgctcgccgtcgacgcTTCGGGCCGGCTCGCCTGGACTGCCGGCGGGAACAACACCGCCATCTGGTCCCCTGCCATGAATTCCTCCACGGGCACGGCGGTTCTGCAGCTCAACGACTCGGGGAGTCTCGTCTACGGCGCGGCCTGGTCGAGCTTCTCCGAGCCAATCAACACGCTCATGGCGGGGCAGGCCATACCAGGGGGAGGCAGCGCCAACAGGACGCTCCAGTCCGCCAACGGCCGCTACACGCTCGTCAAGTCCGCCACGCTGCAGTACGGCAACCTGATGTACGCCAacatcagcggcggcggctccctgCTCAACCTCACCAACGACGGCAAGCTCCTCCTGAGCGGCGGGAACGGGCAGCTCATCGCCTCGGACCAAGGCACCAGCAAACGGGTGCGGCGGCTCacgctcgacgacgacggcaaccTGCGGCTCTACAGCCTGCTGCCCAAGACCCGGCGGTGGAACGTGGTGTGGCAGCTCGTGCAGGAGCTCTGCACCATCCGGGGCACCTGCAATGCCAGCAGGATCTGCGTCCCCGTCGGCGCCGACAGCGTCAGCTGCGTCTGCCCGCCGGGGTACCGCAACGCTACCGCGGACGGCCCCTGCGCGCCGAAGCAGAACTACACCGGCAGGGGCAACGACGACAAGTTCGTCCGGATGGACTTCATCTCCTTCTCCGGCGGCGCGCTCAACACGCTGTCGGACTCTGGCCCCTGGATGAAGAAGCAGACGCCGCAGAACCTCGCGGAATGCGAGAGAATCTGCCGGCAGGACGCGGGCTGCGTGGCGTTCGGGTACAAATTCGGCGGCGACCGGACGTGCCTCCAGTACAATCGGCTGGTGGACGGGTACTGGTCCCCGGCGACGGAGATGTCGACGTACCTGCGGGTGGTGTCCTCGGACAACGACAGCAACCCGTTCACGGGGATGACGGACATGATCCAGACGGTGTGCCCGGTGCGGCTGGCGCTACCGGTGCCGCCGAAGCAGGCGAAGACGACGATCCGGAACGTGGCCATCATCACGGCGCTGTTCGCGGTGGAGCTCCTGGCCGGGGTGCTGTCGTTCTGGGCGTTCCTGCGCAAGTACTCGCAGTACCGGGAGATGGCGCGGACGCTGGGGCTGGAGTACCTCCCCGCCGGCGGGCCCCGGCGGTTCTCGCACGCGGAGCTGAAGGCGGCGACGAAGGACTTCTCCGACGTGGTGGGGCGCGGGGCGTACGGGACGGTGTACCGCGGCGAGCTCCCCGACCGGCGCGCCGTGGCGGTGAAGCAGCTGCAcagcgtgggcggcggcgaggcggagttctggGCGGAGGTGACCATCATCGCCCGGATGCACCACCTCAACCTGGTCCGCATGTGGGGGTTCTGCGCCGACCGGGACCAGCGGATGCTCGTCTACGAGTACGTGCCCAACGGCTCGCTCGACAAGTACCTCttcgctggtggcggcggcggcgctgctgctgccggagaGGAGAACGACAACTCCTCCTCGTCggagcaacagcagcagcagccattgCTTGACCTCCACACCCGCTACCGCATCGCCCTGGGCGTGGCCCGCGCCATCGCGTACCTCCACGAGGAGTGCCTGGAGTGGGTGCTCCACTGCGACATCAAGCCGGAGAACATCCTGCTGGAGGACGACTTCTGCCCCAAGGTGTCCGACTTCGGGCTGTCCAAGCTGACGAGCAAGCGCGACAAGGTGACCATGTCCCGGATCCGGGGCACCCGCGGGTACATGGCCCCCGAGTGGGTCATCCACCGGGAGCCCATCACGGCCAAGGCCGACGTCTACAGCTTCGGCATGGTGCTGCTCGAGATCGTCTCCGGCCGCCGCAACTACGGGTTCCGGCAGGAGTCGGTGGGCAGCGAGGACTGGTACTTCCCCAAGTGGGCGTACGAGAAGGTCTACGTGGAGCGCCGCATCGACGACATCATCGACCCGCGCATCGCCGCCTCCTACGACGACGCCGCCAGCGTCGCCACCGTCGAGCGCATGGTCAAGACCGCCATGTGGTGCCTGCAGGACCGCGCCGAGATGAGGCCCTCCATGGGGAAGGTGGCCAAGATGCTCGAGGGGTCCGTCGAGATCACCGACCCCGTCAAGCCCACCATCTTCTGCGTCCAGGACGACTAG
- the LOC117835567 gene encoding zinc finger BED domain-containing protein RICESLEEPER 2-like: MSTLIPKFVGYLGPDPEPLDSDKALVGLLHQRCACHIINLIVKSGLKRIKAYLEAFRTAISFMNSSNQRIAAFHNFCIVKGVRPHKFGLDMDVRWNSTYLMLKHLLPYKTVFSVFISAHYVHNGQPLLTESHWVIAEKILLFLEMFYDSTVALSGVYYPTSPLMLHHIIEISCHLHGQDSDPLLRNIVVPMKLKFLKYWQNIPLLYSFAFILDPKAKVRGFHNVLQLLSQIVGVDYSSYFTEVRTELHKLFNKYKNKFGVVRSQRPAQPSAATGKKRTSWGEIFGGPGSCGSPVLSSTPPISPASELSSYLDSDSITCYDDEFNILSWWHEHKLSYPILSILAKDVMSVPVSTVSSESYFSLTGRVIEERRRRLLPETVEMLTCLKDWELGDARAQHDVEKEVNKLEETYKSTYLNMDEGQAS; encoded by the coding sequence atgtccacacttattcccaaatttgttggttatCTAGGTCCAGATCCTGAACCTCTTGATTCTGATAAAGCACTTGTTGGTCTTTTGCATCAACGTTGTGCATGTCATATTATCAATCTCATAGTCAAGTCTGGTTTGAAGAGGATCAAGGCTTATCTTGAGGCTTTTAGGACTGCAATCTCTTTTATGAACTCTTCTAATCAACGCATTGCAGCTTTCCATAACTTCTGCATTGTCAAGGGGGTACGCCCTCATAAGTTTGGTTTAGATATGGATGTGAGatggaattctacatatcttatgctcaaacatctactaccatataaGACTGTCTTTTCTGTCTTTATTTCTGCTCATTATGTGCACAATGGCCAGCCACTTCTGACTGAAAGCCATTGGGTAATTGCTGAGAAAATTTTACTGTTCCTTGAAATGTTTTATGATTCCACTGTTGCTTtatctggtgtttactatccaacaagtcctttgatgttgcatcatattattgagATTTCTTGCCATTTGCATGGTCAAGATTCTGATCCATTGCTCAGAAATATTGTTGTTCCCATGAAGCTTAAGTTTCTCAAGTACTGgcagaacatacctctgttgtattcctttgcattcattttggatCCTAAAGCTAAGGTGAGAGGTTTTCATaatgttctccaacttctttctCAGATAGTTGGTGTTGATTACTCTTCTTATTTCACTGAGGTAAGAACTGAATTACATAAGTTGTTTAACAAGTATAAAAACAAGTTTGGTGTAGTTCGATCGCAAAGGCCCGCTCAACCTTCAGCTGCTACTGGTAAGAAAAGAACATCATGGGGTGAGATCTTTGGTGGTCCTGGTTCATGTGGTTCTCCTGTTCTTTCATCTACACCTCCTATATCTCCTGCTTCTGAGCTGTCATCCTACTTGGACAGTGATAGTATTACTTGCTATGACGATGAATTCAACATACttagttggtggcatgagcacaagCTATCCTATCCTATTTTGTCCATACTTGCTAAAGATGTTATGTCTGTTCCAGTTTCCACTGTTTCTTCGGAATCTTATTTTAGTCTAACTGGCAGGGTGATTGAGGAGCGGCGCCGACGGTTGTTGCCAGAGACGGTAGAGATGTTGACCTGCCTCAaggattgggagttgggagatgcAAGGGCCCAACATGATGTTGAGAAGGAGGTCAATAAACTGGAGGAAACTTACAAAAGCACCTACCTAAACATGGATGAAGGCCAAGCTAGTTAG
- the LOC117840576 gene encoding uncharacterized protein has product MGRRHSGGGGGGRGGGRGRGRGRDEEGDLHLHKAARDGDAAAAESLCESNPLAVNSRDRLSRTPLHLAAWAGHVEVVKCLCKHKADVGAAAMDDTAAIHFASQKGHIEVVRELLVAGATVKAKNRKGFTALHFAAQNSHLDLVKYLVKKGVDVTAKTKGGQTALHVAENDDVRAFLKECEQSLKKGSELPLEKKGAEPELPSENKDDSAQDGGGSKSSGEGMQDGDDAGQGEKRKCEGVAASSSPQMKKAKVSLGHLVSENDMDEEEEE; this is encoded by the exons ATGGGGAGGCggcacagcggcggcggcggcggcggccgcggaggcggaaGAGGGCGTGGGCGAGGGCGAGATGAGGAAGGCGATCTCCATCTGCACAAGGCTGCGAGGGATGGTgatgcggccgcggcggagtcGCTGTGCGAGTCCAACCCTCTCGCCGTCAACTCAAGGGACCGCCTCTCCCGCACCCC ACTCCACTTGGCTGCATGGGCTGGGCATGTTGAGGTTGTGAAATGCCTTTGCAAGCACAAAGCTGATGTAGGGGCTGCAGCAATGGATGACACCGCTGCAATTCATTTTGCCTCCCAGAAAGGCCATATAGAAGTGGTTCgcgagctgctggtggctgGGGCCACCGTGAAAGCGAAGAACAGGAAAGGCTTCACGGCGCTGCATTTCGCTGCGCAGAACTCCCACCTGGATCTTGTGAAGTACCTTGTGAAGAAAGGTGTCGACGTCACAGCAAAGACGAAAGGCGGCCAGACAGCCCTGCATGTCGCGGAGAATGACGATGTGCGTGCGTTCCTGAAAGAGTGCGAGCagtccttgaagaagggatctgAGCTACCATTGGAGAAAAAGGGAGCTGAGCCTGAGCTACCATCAGAGAATAAGGATGATTCTGCCCAGGACGGCGGTGGCAGCAAGTCTTCAGGTGAGGGTATGCAAGATGGGGATGATGCAGGGCAGGGTGAGAAGAGGAAATGCGAGGGGGTTGCTGCCTCGAGTTCACCACAAATGAAAAAGGCCAAGGTTTCCCTTGGTCATCTTGTTAGTGAAAATGAcatggatgaggaggaagaggagtga